Genomic window (Gasterosteus aculeatus chromosome 1, fGasAcu3.hap1.1, whole genome shotgun sequence):
GGTGCGCACCCACTTCCTGCACACCATCATGAAGCTGGAACTGGAGAAGAGCcgcgaggagcagcagcagcagcagcatcatcaggGGCAGCAGCAGACGGAGCCGCAGCTTGTAACCAATGGCAACGGTTACCATGGCGACTCCTCCttggtccagcagcagcagccgaacCTGCAGTTCCCATTGATGAGTGCTACGACGCACATTCCCATCATGCACCTCCAGAACACAGGCGAGTCGGCTCCACATCTagccgaagaggaggaggaggaggaggaggaggaagaggaggaggaagatgaagaggatgatgagGCTTatgaggacgacgaggacggcAGCAGCGTTTGCAGCGGGCTTTCGgactgcagcacccacagcTTGGGAACGATCGACCCCGAGGACgtcgaggaggacgaggaggacgatgacgaggaggacgacgacgacgacgaagacgaagaggaagacTGGGATTGCACGTTGCACGGAACGAGTCCTCCGCCCTACTCTGTACCGCTTCCCTCTGTGCTCAGTTACTCCAACGTGAGCCTCGGCCACCCCTTCCACAACACTCCCCCCATGCAGCATTACCAGATAGACAGTGCGGTAAACGGCACTCCTGCTTTCCTCAGTAAAAGTgtccccatcgcccccccaACACTCCCCACAGTAGAGGCAGCATTAGAGTCTGAGATAAACCCAAAACTCCATCGCcagacagagcagcagagccaTTTCCCCGAGCCCCCCAGTCCCCAGACGCCCCAGACTGGCTCACAAGTGGACGCCTACGTCAGCCACCCCGCCCCCGCCGGAGCGCTCTCGGTTCCCCACCTAGAACAATCCGGACCGCCATGACTCACAGGCCGAGGCtccggcgggggggcggggggggagaggaaggagccggTGAAGGAGCAACCAGGACTGCAGAGGCAAGGAGACACCGACCAGATCATAGACATGTCCCGCTCAGGCAGCACCTGAATGAAAGGCTtcggagtgggagggggggggggggtcatgtctGGAAGTCTTTGATTCAAAAACCGCGTCCCCAAAACCATCAGTTTGATTTATTCTCTATAAGTGCACTTCCAAAGAGGGAATGAGTCATGCAGACTTTGCAACGGAAGGCTCGAAGGAGGTCTATCTAATCCAAGTTCAGTTTGTCTCCTTTTTAAGATTGTTGGTTGAATAAAATTAAAGATGTTCATTGACAAAGCTCAATAAAACAGTGTTTCTGTGCTGCACTCGTAACTATGTGGAGCATCATTTGTGCTTTGACCATTCCGGCATGTCTCCTGACTGGCATCTATAACAAACCAAGATTTCGAGGTGCTTGTACTCCTTCATTATTTCCCACTGTGTTGGTGTCTCATGGTTGCTGCTGATGGTTCTTAAATGCCTGTCTGTGTAGCATGTGCAGTTTACTTGACATGTTTCCACGCATACTGTGAAAGGATAAACAACCTTTGGCAAAACACCAAGGCCTTCATATGAGTTACTAGCATCACAAATGCTTGAGCATCTCAGAAGCGAGCCATTGGGCGATGTTTCCCACCAGATGTATTTTAATAATGTCGTACATTCCTTACTGAAGCTTTTAAACGCGTTAATGTCACTATTGGATCACTTGACTACATGTTGAAGTAGCAACTTAGTGACGAACCCCAAAACAATTGTGACGGATTCCGCAGCTCCCCTAAGCTCCGCGGAGCACTTTAGCGTCCCTCAACTCATTATTTTGGTTCCTGGTTCGCTCTCACGGCTTAATTTCATGCCGGATCAACCAATTTTCCCGATAAATCTCATTATATGCCAACTGCCACCGGGCCGTCACCAACCAGCTAGCAAGCCTTCACTGTTTGAAAAAGGGCAGTTTCCAGGAAGTGGCTACAACTACAAACATTTTAAGCTTTGTGGTGGTGActtgaagtcatgtgaccgtcgTGTAGCTCGTTTATAGCGTGACCGTAGCTTCTTACTTACTGTACTTGGGTATCAAACAATTCACAACACCGGTGTTCATGTTGACCTCTGTAGCTGGGACACGTGATCCGGGCTAAGCGGCAAATGCTAAGCTAAGGCAGCTCGCGACCTATAACATCATAACGTTTGCATTTGCGTGGTGAGCGATTAGCCGTCAGCTCATGGCACCGCTGAAGACATGTTTTTACCTGCTCGTATGTAATCAAACTGTAATTTGAACACGCTGCGAACAAAGCATCCCGCCTGGAATCAACAATATACTATTGCTGAGTATTGCTAATATACTAAGTAAAAATATACTAGTGAATCCAATTCTTCTTAGTATAAGTGGCCTAAATACTTGTCTCTGCATGTTATTTATCCTTTTACAGTTTTCAGAGAAATTAAGGCTTTTGTCGAGGTAACTAACGTCTCTCAAACTATCAATACTGGGTCCAAAAATATGTCatgttctttttaaagcaaGTGTACATTTTTATGAGTGtgaataaaaaaactttttaaaggtTAATTTGTTaactttttccactttttcttAACCCAATGAAAGCGGAGACACTCACAGCCAGAGTAATCTGTTTCTctaccagcagagggcagctgtTGCCTAACAACCGAGTCTGGTTTGCTCGTCACTGACATCCTCCAACATGACGAAGGGGTTAAACCTCATTATTTTTGTATGACGTCAGCAGATGTGTTGATTGCATGTTTCCTGCCTCAAGGCAATCTGTAGTTTTTCCCCACAAGTCCATCTTTTAAGAACACTCAGATGTCACACCTGTTGATCTGCTGTTATCTGTGGGGCTGATGTGCCCCCCTCATCCGATTCTCATTTACACGCTCCCACCGGTTCTTCCTGTTGACTTTAAGCTTGTTGCCTCTAGAAAGCACTGCTGAGTAAACAACACCGTCTTTGTGGAGCCGCTGTTGTGTTCTAACCTTGTTGGCCGGCCTATTGTATGTATAGAAATACAAATCCATGGCATTTgttgcataaacacacacaactgcagcaGGTGCTGGGTACAATTGAGACCGAGTGTGCATCCCGAAGTGGCCCTCAGACCACAAAGGCCCCGCTCATTGGATCCCGATGTGGATCACAAGGTCATCGCATGACTGCTTCCTTTGCTCAGATAATCAAAACGGACCAGCGTTGGCGCAGGGAGGGGCAGGGTGGGAGAGCACAATTTTCATAGcctgcaaggaattgtgggtAAGCGAGCTCGCCGGTGATCAATCACAGGCCGGGCGCTGTAATGtttggttgccaggcaacaggaggggagaagctggagcagcagagctTTGCTGCTAGGTGGGGGTGGTCTGGgcttttcacctcctcctcctccctctgcgtgTCTGTCTGGCTCTTGTGGGATGAAAACGCGCACATTCAAGGTGTGAAACACTAAAGATGTCTGACACTGAATGCATCGTTTAAAATGCACCTTTAAAGGAGACACAGTTTGTTCCTCAGACATATTTCCCCCATTCCGTCCAGCACACTGATACAACTCTAAACTTAAAATTGTCTGATTTCTAAAAATAGAAAACTGCACTTGGGCTTAGTTTACTATTTgacaaaatcaaaacaaatataacTCAAGGTCCATTTACTATTCCACTCCCTGGGCTTAAAGTTGCACCACACGGCCTTCATCAGCGAATGAAGATCAGTCTCTCCGGTCGCCAACATCAGTTTCTGATGCTTGATTGTCACTTTTATATGTGGGATGACAAAAGGGGTTCAGCTACAGCAACGCTACGCCCCGAAAGAAATCTAGACCTTGAGTTgaaatcttttcattttattttacgaGGTGAAGAATTAACGCTGAAAGCTCAAACTGAGTAGTAAAAAAAACTCTCATTACAtttgtcaaaaatatacatatatgaaaGGTGACCTCTGCATTTCACCCATGCTAATCAAACCGCCAACTTTAAGAACATCCCTCTCTACCCACCGACTCCACCACACGAAACACATTGTATTTATAACACTCTCCCACaaagttagctgggattgactccagctgCATGAATGGATGTTTTATAACAACGATTTCTATATCTGCAATTGGGTTTTATTAAATATTACGGACATTCTATACTTGGGAATGAACTAATTAGTTGACATATGAATGTATTTATGAATGAAGATTTTTGCCTTTACCATTTCTAATATTGTATTGTGTTTTGATTAAATCCCACCTCCCCCTCTGGCCCTGTTGTCTCTGTTGTCCCTGTTGAGAATGTCGCTGTAGATTCAACACACATCCTCAGACTGAAAGCAGAGCTTCGTCCGAATACGCCGAGCCGCTCGCCTCCTCCAGCACACGACTTCTCGTCTCACAATGAATGCTGCTTTTCTTCATTACTCTGGAAACCTCGATTTTTGTATTGTTAGTTGTCGCATCTTGGATTAGAACAAGCAATCAATAGAAGTCACATTTTTGGCAAGTTGATGACATCGACGACCGTGACAGATGTTTGAACCACACGGAGGATCCTGTTCATGTTCAGGGTCACAGTTGGGGTCACAGACGAAAGAGCGCAGGTCACAGAAGAGGCCTCAGCGAGCCTTGGAGAGCGCTGGGCGGGAAAAAATCAACAGGTACTTACAAAAAATATGTCCTTTATTCTTTTGGCTTTGAAATGATGTTCACTAAAACACTACAAGCGCAATGAGAGATGGCTACTGGTTGCTTCATGGTTTATCTACATGTGGGGACCAGACACGTGTTTGTAATGTGTTACAGtacaaaaggaataaaaaattgaaaatcAAATCCGAAgacataaaaatgttaaatgttattcaTGATCGGTCACAAAAACGCAAGCTCACATTGAGAAACAGACACATAGATtctcccttacacacacacacacacacacagacacacacgtccacacacacgtgtacaaaTTGTGACATAGAAGCAGGATAAAAAGTGCTCTTACATTAAAAGTAAGTGTGATGCATACTGTGGTCTCAAATAGCTGGATTATGTAGAAACCAGTAGATTAAAACCACTCGCTTCTCAATTTACGACGACACGAAGGCCGTTCCACCGCGCGCTTCATTGGTAAGCGTGAGAGATACACAGATTTTCTTTATGATTCAGGACTTTCCTTCACAACAGCTCTGGGAGGATGGTGGGCGAATGCTTTGGAGGAGGCACGTTAGATTCGAGCGGCTAGAGAGGTGGTGCATTGGGATGAGACTTGGGTCACTAAATTAGCTATAAATTAGCTAACAGCGAGGTTTAGCGTGTTGGCGAGGACGTCAGCTAGCCTGGCTCGCTCCAGCTAGCCtttaaggaaaaaaatataaacgTGTTTGTGAGTCTGTTTGACCCCGTTGACTTATTTAACTGTAGTTTAAGTACGTAACTTACCAGCAATTTGAAAGTACATAACAAATAAGAGTTATTTAACCTCGAGATCCATGGTTATTCAACCCAAACCCCAAccgcttcttctttttgtgtaatAAACCTACGTTGGACGTGTATTCTGACAGGAGACCGTGTCCATGTAATGGATGTAAAAGACGTAACGAGCGGACCGAAGCTCGGTTTAGTGATGTCATCACTTATTTAGCGCGAGGTAACGAGGGGCTTTTCATTCAAAGACAAAAAGCCAATAACTTGAATTAAGAAGCAAAAGAGGAATGaatttttactttaaatgtcacattaaTTAAGAGACGACCAATTGTTGCTATAAAATGCTTTAAAAGCTAAGAGATCTTTACAATCTGCATTTAGGTAAATATTTTGCACGTCAAAACTTGATTACAAggtattcaactttttttttttaaacaagcatGTCCATTAAAAATCCGACGTGACGTATGAGCTTCATTACATTTCCGCCTGAGCAGCtccatgttgtttttcccgGCAACActttcttccccttcttctgCGCTGAATCTTTGGTCCGTGCGCACCTTGTTGTTTTTGGAGAATATCGTCACGTCAACTCCGTGCACGCTCAAAGCTCCAGATACGACTTGTTGATTAGTGAgcctcggtggggggggggggtcaggctaGCTGTGCCGCTGCTTTCCGTCTTTGCTAGAGGGGCGAGCGCCATGTTTAAAAGAATGATCTTCTCATCTAAAACAGCAACTAAGAACAttccccaaaatgtcaacaatttcattaaatgtcTCATTCTTTGCATACATTCAGCTTCTCTGTAATCAGAAACGTGTGTTTCCATTGGAATGGGagggcgtgtggggggggggcagaagcaCAATACAGAGTTCAACAATTGTTGAGGTTTCCAGCATTGACTTTGTCTGCCCTTGGTGATTTTACAACAGTGAAAGCAGTGGACACGttttcacaaaaaacacacaaaaaaagtataaaacattctttctcgtaaaaaaaaaagaaaaagaaaagaaaccggaAAAaacgagcaaaaaaaaaaccgtgAATAAAAACGCAGAGTACTTGTTTAGTGATACAGCGATTGTTAAATTCAAGACACTGGATTTATattagtagcagcagcagcactagCTACAGACGACTTAATGATACACTCAAGTGTGTCAGTAACAACAACCAAGAGGAAAATCACAAGCGCATTGTGCAGAGAGGCTCACCTCCGGCAGTGTTTTGTCTCTGAGAAGACCCCCACGTATTCACACAGGACAAAAGCACGCTCGCGCGTCACGCCCACCTGACGTGGCGCTCTTCAAAAGCCAGGCGTACATCTACACACCCCCTTCAGAAGCTGTAAACAAGTTTCCCCTCGCGTCTCTGATGcaatatttgattttttttttttttttgtacctatGTTGTTTAAAAGTCttatttctttctgtctctacctttgttttctttttccctgttTTCCTTCTCGTATTTGTCATTGTACGATTTTGTCACGCTGTTGTAGGACGGCGGCGAGGCCGTCGAGGGTGTCATGTCCGTTTTCTCAGAGGTGGAGTTTTCGGGGAACTTTCCGATGACCATCACGTCCTTGTCGGGGTCGTGGATGCCCTCCTTCAGCCGCTCCTTGTAGAGGGCGGAGGCCTTCTTCATGGCCAGGCGGATCTTGTAGCGCCGGAAGGCTCGCTGGATAATCACGGCCGCCATGTCCTCCTGTTTGCGCCGcagggtggtggtgatgggctCGTAGGACACCTTCGACGGGTTAGAGGCCATGAAGCGGTCCTCCATTTGCCCGCGCAGCACGTCCATCTCGCCGCTCTCGCCGAGCACCCGCTTGGTGAAGGCAAACAGGATGTCGAGGCAGTGGATGCGCTCGCCGCTCACCATCGGCAGGTCCATGGAGATCAGGTGGAGCATGTTGGGCTTGGCCATGCGCAGCGGCGGGTCCAGGGCGTCGGCAAAGTCAGAGAGCTTGCTATACTCCATGAACTGCGTGGCGTCGGGGTCGAAGCGTTCCCACACCTCGTAGAACATCTCAAAGTCGTCCTCACTCAGCGGCTCGGCGCTCTCCTCCGTGGCCACGCTGAAGTTCTCCAGGATGACGGCGATATACATGTTGACCACGATCAAGAAGCAGATGATGATGTAGCtgacgaagaagaagatggcAACCGAAGGGTTGCCGCAGTTGCCCGTGTGGTTGTTGCCCGGGTGCTCCATCTGGCTGTCGCAGTCGGGCTCCCTCTTGTTGAGGATGGGAGCCATCAGTCCGTCCCACCCGCCCGACGTGGTGATCTGGAACAGGCAGATCATGCTGTTCCCGAACGTCTCGAAGTTGAACATGTCGTCGATGCCCGCCTCGTGCTTGACGTAGGCAAAGTTGGACATGCCGAAGATGGCGTAGATGAAcatgacgaggaagaggagcaggccAATGTTGAACAGAGCgggcagtgacatcatcagggcGAAGAGGAGCGTCCGGATACCCTTGGCCCCTTTGATGAGTCGGAGGATGCGGCCTATTCGGGCCAGACGGATCACTCGGAACAGCGTCGGGGACACAAAGTACTTTTCGATCACTTCGGATAAAAACATGCCTGCGAAGGAAAAACAAGTAGAAAATGAAACCCTGCAGACCCATTTACAGATAATCCAGTGCAGAAAACCCAAGAACCCAAAGCATCTCCTCACCTACGATGGACAGGATCACCACCACAAAGTCAAATATGTTCCAGCCGATGGTGAAGTAATAGTGACGCAAGGAGATCATCTTGAGCATGCACTCCCCAGTGAAGAGCACGATGAAGACCAGGTTGATCCGGTAGAGGGTGTTGTCCATTTCCTTCGTCTGGTCGTCCGTCTCCACCATCATGGTCACCATGTTGAGGCAGATGAGGATCATGATCACGATGTCGAAGGCCTGCTTTGTGATGCAGTCGAACACGCAGCCTTGGAATGCATTCTGAGAGGACACGGGGGACGAAGACAGGAGTCATTGCACACCTGCGGCTGTTGTCCTTcattaaatagaaaaacacGGAGACTTACCGCCGGCCGAGGAATCGGTTTCTGTGGTTTCTTGGAGCCCAGCTTCTTCATGGCGTTGTAGTATTTCTTTTGCTCTTCTGTCATGAAGATGTCCTGACCTCCAAAGTAAAAAGGGAGAGAACAAAAGAACTTGGTTACAACCACATCCAGGAAAGTCACCGTACGTTTGCATGAACAACAGAGCAGCCGTGTGCCGAGCAAATATCAGATATGGTATCAAAGTATTAAAGGACAGGTGCTTGGGTCTGTGATAGACAAAGGAAAGGGTGTCCTTTTGAACAATAGAACATTTATTCACATACAGTTTGTTCAATTCACTGGATTTAGGCTCTCTGGCTTAAGTTAATGGATCAATCAACTGAGAAAAAATTGTTAGCTGTCCAGGGTTCATTTTGTGAACATATCAACAAGGAATATTCCATGtatgtagtttaaaaaaaagaaaaccttttttctaGTAAGGTGTCTTGTGCTGCCACGTCACAGCACGGTGAGCAGTCAGGAGAAAGTTGATATAatggtgggggaaacactggagaACATTTTATGTTGAACCCCAATAATGAGGTTGTTAAGATAATCAAGAGCAAGCCGTCATTCTTTGCAACTGCCATCAACAGAGGCAACGTCTTTTCAGGAAATGAGAAGTTGTGTTGTTTAAAAAAGCTATTACAAGACTTTAGAGCCTCCTctggattcaaattgtcaaaAGAATGACCTCCTGATGTACTAACCttctaaccactattccttgaaATCTGCAGAAAACGTCAATGGTGTTGATCGCTATTTCTCGTGAATgatacgtcactatttaaaCATTGCCGCTGCATGGTATCGTGGGACGGAAacctttccttttgtaaaggacAATTTGAATCCGGCCCAGATGTGTTTTGTATGGTCCACTTGGCTGGTGGGATGGCAACAAAAGACATAAGGAGTAAATAAACCTGTTGGATTTTGTTGTAAACTCGTCTGAATAAAATACCCCCAGTGGTTGCAAACTCCAAGGTCGGCGTCTCTTCAGTGGTTTCTGCCATAACACTGACCAGGTAACAAACAACCAAACATTTTATTACTTATTAGTTTTTAACAACTAAATAAGAAGGGATTTTATTGTGTGAATTGTGCATTTGAATGGGACTGAAATGTGCTATTATTCttcaataaaacatcaacgacAACAGGAGGTTGAATAAGTGACCCTGCACTAAATAAAGACCACACAAAAATAGATACAAAATGAACAAGTGATTACTACCAAGAGCCACATGTCCGACCTCATCTCGGGAGAAGGCAGAGCTCCTTGTGAGGAAGCCAGACGCAGGCCAGAGGCGTTCCGGAGGAGCCGCCAGTGCTGTTTATGGAGCTTTTGAAGCTTTATAGTGGGACCGACTTTGTTAACTGGATGTGGTTTATGTTACTTTACCACATCTGTGGATATGGAGGATTTGTTGTCCCTTTGGGTACATTGATTGGTACAAGTGACAGGCTGACGAACGGGCTGATGCCTTTTAGCATGGAGGGAAGAGCTGCCATGATTACTactatttgttttaaatatatgtatgcaaaaaaaaacacacttctgtAATTCATTTCCAGAATAATCGAAATCGTTGTCAGTGTGCTGATTAACCAAAGcaatgaatccccccccccccgatctcaCGGTGTGTCACAAGAGGCACGCATCACACTCTCCACACTCTGCTCACTGAGCGTGTGACGCCCGTCTGGAGGGCTGGACTGGTGTCGACCATCTGCGTGACGCCGCGAGCTGAACACATCGACTGATACTCAAGTTGGGTGCGTCAACTCGGGCCCGCCGGCGTGCGGCAGCCATAgtgccccccctccgcccccctcctccttctcaggcGTTGCCAATCGCAGTTGCCAGTGCTTTCCTCGAATGGATGGCATTAGCTGCATTAAGGCATCCAGGCTGCATTAACTGTGACTctgcatatctgtgtgtgtgtgtatattgtggATTCACAAGGGGACAGGTGGATGAAAGCTGCCCCACCCCAGAATGGCCGCCGGTCCACACACTACAGCCCCCAGAATGCCTCACTGCACACCCAGCTGT
Coding sequences:
- the LOC120827303 gene encoding cysteine/serine-rich nuclear protein 3 isoform X2; protein product: MRRRDSRTSWKPKGEETGATSERSLKMSGILKRKLEEAPPPYLSLPGSDDDVSCSDSGNSSDSLNHAVPSGLLDSTLQQQSKRLRGRNVHFESVTVYYFNRRQGFTTVPTQGGSTLGMSPRHSGVRRFTLREFAMEQKRSHRIMLRDHLKEEKLNAIKLKLTKNGTVPSVEADTLTLDDISEDDLDVDNTEVDDYFFLQPLTTRRRRALLRSSGVRRLDVEEKHDLRALRVSREECGCRCRGTCDPETCACSLAGIKCQVDRMSFPCGCTRDGCSNNTGRLEFNPVRVRTHFLHTIMKLELEKSREEQQQQQHHQGQQQTEPQLVTNGNGYHGDSSLVQQQQPNLQFPLMSATTHIPIMHLQNTGESAPHLAEEEEEEEEEEEEEEDEEDDEAYEDDEDGSSVCSGLSDCSTHSLGTIDPEDVEEDEEDDDEEDDDDDEDEEEDWDCTLHGTSPPPYSVPLPSVLSYSNVSLGHPFHNTPPMQHYQIDSAVNGTPAFLSKSVPIAPPTLPTVEAALESEINPKLHRQTEQQSHFPEPPSPQTPQTGSQVDAYVSHPAPAGALSVPHLEQSGPP